The genomic stretch GCACCAGTTAGGGGTTAACGGCCTGGCGTTGCACGTCAGTCGTTACCAGAGCGGTTGGCAGTTGGATGTACCGTCGCTGAATCTGTCCACCGATGGTGTCGCGTGGCCGAAAGGGCAACTGTCTGCGTTGTGGCAGCCGGAAGATACCCAGCTACTGGGCCCTGATCGCTCAGCTGAGTTGCGTATTCGTGGCCGTCATCTGGCGCTGGAGCGGCTGGGACCGTTGCTGCCGTTGCTCAGTACCACCACGCCGGAGCTAAAAAACCGTTGGCAGGCGTTGCAACCGCAAGGGCAACTGACCACGCTGGCGCTGGATATTCCGTTACAACAGCCGGAGCAAACCCGTTTTCAGGTGAGCTGGCAGGATGTCGGTTGGAAAAACTGGCAATTGTTGCCAGGCGCCAATCATGTCTCTGGTGATGCAGTCGGTAGTCTGGCGCGTGGGCGGACAAAGGTGAGCCTGACGCAGAGTACGTTGCCGTATCAGGACATGTTCCGTGCACCGCTGGATATTCAGCAGGCGAACGCCACGCTGGACTGGCGTAATGACGCACAAGGCTGGGAATTGTGGGGGCAGGGGCTGGACGTGCGCTCTCATTCGCTGTGGGCGAATGGGGATTTCCATTACCGTCACCCGGCTCAGGGAGAACCCCGGCTGGATATTCTTGCCGGGATCCGGCTTGGTGATGCGGCTGACGCCTGGCGCTACTACCCCGAGTATTTCATGGGCAAAAACCTGGTGGATTACCTGACCGGCGCTATCAAATCCGGTCAGGTGGACAACGCCACACTGGTATTCGCGGGGAATCCGGCGCAGTTTCCGTTCGAGCATCAGGAAGGGCAGTTTCAGGTTTGGGTGCCGCTTGAGAAGTCACGCTTTGAGTTTCAGCCCGGCTGGCCTGCGCTGGATGACCTGAATATCACACTGAATTTCCTTAACAACGGCTTGTGGATGCAGGCACCGCAGATAAAGCTGGGCGATGCCGACGGGCACAACATCAACGCCATCATTCCGGATTACAGCAAAGAGAAGTTGTTGATCGACGGCGATATCAGCGGAAGCGGTAAAGAAGTGAGCGATTACTTCGATCAAACGCCCATGAAGGACTCGATTGGTAGCGCGTTGACGCAAATCCAGATTGGCGGAGAGGTTCAGGGGAATCTGCATCTGGATATTCCGCTCAATGGTGGGCAGGTAAAAGCCAGTGGCGATGTCGCATTAAATAATAACCCACTGTTTATCAAGCCATTGGATGTCTCACTCCAGTCAGTCAGCGGGCGATTCCACTACGATAACGGTAATCTTGCCAGCCAGACGTTGCAGGCGCGCTGGCTTGATCAGCCACTCACGTTCAACTTTTCGACCCAGGAGCAGGAAAAGGCGTTTCTGGTGAATGTCGGGTTGCAGGGCAGTTGGGCGTTGTCCCGCTTGCCGGGGCTACCCAAACCGGTAGTCGCGTCGTTAGACGGCAATACCGGCTGGCAGGGTAACGTACAGGTCACTCTGCCACGTCACGGCCCCGCCAGTTATGACGTTGCTGTGCACGGCGATCTCAAAGAAGTAAGTAGCCACTTACCTTCTCCCTTGAATAAAGCGGGAGGTACTGCGCTGGGGCTTCAGGTGAACGCCAAAGGGGATGAGCGTGGTTTCTCGCTTGGCGGTACCCTGGGGAAAAAACAGTCCTTCAACAGCCAGTGGCTGCTGAAAGACAGCAAAGTCATGCTGGTGCGAGCCGCCTGGCAGGAAGGCGCGAAACCGCCTTCGCTGCCGGACGATTCATCGCTGACACTGGCATTGCCACCGCTGGATGGCGAGCGCTGGCTGGCGCTGTTGCCCGGTGTACGCAACGCAGCCAGTGCACAGGCAGGAGCCAGCCGTTTCCAGTGGCCGGAGCGGGTCACGCTGACGACGCCAGAATTGAAGGTACTGGGCCAGCAATGGCATGACCTGATGTTTACCAGTCGTACCCAGAACGGCGGCCGTGAAATCACCGCTGCCGGCAGAGAGATTGACGGTCGATTGCTGATTCCCGCCGCTGGGCAGTGGCGCAGCGATGTGCGCTATCTGTATTACAACCCGCAATGGCAGGGGGATGATGCCACCAACCCAGCCGCGCTGGCGGAGAAAAAATCACCGCTCAATGATCCCAGTATTCGCTTTGAAGACTTACCGGCACTGCAGTTCGAGTGCCGTGAATGCTGGCTGATGGGGCAGAATATCGGGCAGGTGAGAGGCGCATTGCAACCAGAACCCAACAAGCTGGTGCTGACCAATGGGTTGGTTGATAACGGCAAAGCCAAATTAACGCTGGACGGCAGCTGGCAGGAAAGCGGCGAAGGCACCCGCACGGCGATAAAAGGGCAGTTGTCTGGCAACAGCCTGAGTGACAATGCTGACTGGCTGGGGCTGGCAACACCGTTGCGTGCCGGGGCGTTCAAGATCGACTATGACCTGTACTGGCGCGGCTCGCCGTGGGCTCCGCATATCCCGAGCCTGAGCGGTATTTTGAAAACCGATATCGGCAAGGGTGAGATTGTTAACGTCGGTACCGGTCAGGCCGGGCAATTATTACGTCTGGTGAGTTTCGATGCACTGCTGCGTAAGCTACAGTTTGATTTCAGCGATACGTTCGGTAAAGGGTTTTACTTCGATTCGGTTCGCAGCACGGCGTGGATAAAAGATGGCGTGCTACACACCGATAATCTGCTGGTGGACGGCCTCGAGGCGGATATCGCCATGAAGGGTGATGTTGACCTGGTGAAGCGTGATATTTCGATGGAGGCGGTGGTGGCGCCGGAAATTTCCGCTACCGTCGGTGTGGCCACGGCCTTTGCGGTGAACCCGGTTATCGGGGCGGCGGTGTTTGCCGCCAGTAAAGTGCTGGGGCCGCTGTGGAGTAAAATTTCCCTGATTCGTTACCACATTTCCGGTAGTGTGGATCAACCAAAGATTCAGGAAGTAGTGCGTGAACCGCAAAAAGCCAATGCCGCCGGTGCGGCAGGCCAGTAACGGCGGTCTGGTTATCTGAGACATTGACAATAAGAGTGACATTCTATGAGTCTGACATTTGTCAGTGAGCAATTACTCACGGCTAATAAACTGAGCCATCAGGATTTACAGTCCATTCTGGGTACGTTGAGTGAGCGGCGTCTTGATTACGCCGATCTGTATTTTCAGTCGAGTTACCACGAGTCCTGGGTGCTGGAAGACCGCATTATCAAGGACGGTTCTTATCATATCGACCAAGGGGTCGGGATCCGCGCTATCAGCGGGGAAAAGACCGGTTTTGCCTACGCTGACCAGATAACGCTCAATGCGTTGCAGCAAAGCGCGCAGGCGGCACGCAGCATTGTGCGTGAGCAGGGTAACGGCACGGTGAAAACGCTGGGTGAGGTGCCGCATCGTGGTCTGTACCCGCAAGCTAACCCACTGGATAGTCTGAGTCGTGAAGATAAGATTGCCCTGTTGCAACGCGTTGACGCCACCGCCCGAGCGGCCGATTCGCGCGTGCAGGAAGTCACCGCCAGTTTAACCGGCGTGTATGAACTGGTATTGGTGGCCGCTACCGATGGCACGCTGGCGGCGGATGTCCGTCCGTTGGTACGCTTATCCGTCAGTGTGTTGGTGGAAGAGGATGGCCGTCGTGAACGTGGTTCGAGCGGCGGTGGTGCACGTACCGGTTACGATTATTTCTGGCAGCAGGCCGATGGTGAAGCACGGGCGGAAGCCTGGGCTAAAGAAGCGGTGCGTATGGCGCTGGTGAATTTGTCGGCGGTCGCGGCACCGGCCGGGTCAATGCCAGTGGTGCTGGGCGCAGGCTGGCCAGGCGTGTTGTTGCACGAAGCAGTCGGGCACGGTCTGGAAGGCGATTTTAACCGTCGCGGTACCTCGGTGTTCAGTGGTCAGGTCGGCAAGCTGGTGGCGTCCGAGCTATGTACGGTGGTGGATGACGGCACGCTGGAAGGGCGTCGCGGTTCACTGGCGATGGACGATGAAGGCGTTCCCGGCCAATACAATGTGCTGATCGAAAACGGCGTCCTCAAAGGCTACATGCAGGATAAGCTGAATGCCCGTCTGATGGGCGTCGCGCCGACCGGCAACGGCCGCCGCGAATCTTACGCGCATCTGCCGATGCCAAGGATGACCAACACCTACATGCTGGCCGGTCAATCGACCCCCGAGGAGATTATCGCCAGCGTGGAATATGGCCTGTATGCGCCGAACTTTGGCGGTGGTCAGGTGGATATTACCTCCGGTAAATTTGTGTTCTCCACGTCTGAAGCGTATTTGATTGAGAAGGGACGCGTGACCACGCCGGTGAAAGGAGCGACGTTAATTGGCTCCGGTATTGAGGCCATGCAGCAGATCTCGATGGTCGGCAACGATCTGGCGCTGGACAGAGGCGTCGGGGTGTGCGGCAAAGAAGGGCAAAGCCTGCCGGTAGGCGTCGGTCAGCCAACGTTGAAGCTCGATAGCATTACGGTAGGCGGTACCGCCTGAGTGAGGCGATGCAACTAGACGTGATGCAACTAGAAGTTATGCAACTAGAAGTTATGCAACTAATAGTATGAATGCAGGCCGCCTTTGCGCGGCCTGCGTTATTTCTGCGGTAGCCCGGTTTGCGGGTGCTCCTGCCGGTATCCCTGATAAATCAGCGCCACCTTGTTGAAGTACTCAGTCAGGTAGTTGATGCACACCTGAACTTTCAGCGGCAGGTTGTCGCGGCGGGTATAAAGTGCGTACACCGGGCGTGGATCGGAGTGGTAGCGCGAAAAGAGGATTTCTATCTCGCCACGTTTGATCTCTTCAAATACCCACATTAACGGTACATAAGCGATGCCAGCGCCGTTTTTCAGCCAGCGAATCAGCGTAACCGGGTCATTGGTGACGAAGCGCCCTTGCGGCGTCAGTCGGGTGGTGATGCCTTCCGGGGCGATCAGTTCGAATTCGCTGTCCGGGCGAACGCTGTATTCGAGCCAGGAGGCGTTGCTTACATCACCGGGTTTTTCCGGCGTGGTATGTTGGGCCAGATAGCTTTTGGCGGCGCACACCACCATGGGCATCGAACCCAGGCGGGTGCTATACAGGCTGGAATCCTGCAACGCGCCGACGCGAATAACGATATCCAGCCCATCGGCAATCAGGTCTGGTGCTGGGATCCCACACACCAGATTAACTGATAATCCGGGGTACTCCTTTAGCATTTCTGTGGTCATCGTGGCCAGTACGTTTTGCGCCATGGTGGAGGAACTGCCGATGCGCAAGGTACCGATTGGCGTATTGTTGAACGCGTATAACTGCTCATGCACTTCATGGGCTTCGTGCAGCATACGTCGGCAGCCGTGGTAATAGATCCTGCCTGCTTCCGTCAGCCCGATGCTACGGGTGCTGCGGTTGAGCAGCTTCACCTGTAGTTCATCTTCCAGCCGGGTCACCGTCTGACTGACGGCGGAGACGCTCATTGCCAGTTGGCGTGCGGCGGCGGTAAACGAGCCGAATTCCACCACGCTGGCGAACACTGACATACTCTTTAATCGTTCCATTGTTAACCCTGGCTTAAAAGTGATTTAGATCACGCTGCGTAGATAACACAATAATAACGTTTCATAATATAGCTTGTCTGGCTACACCGCGTGGCCTTGATTACCCGTCTTCACTGCTGTGGTTGTTTCAAAGGGTTAAAAACGCTGATGTAACATGGTAAGCGATACCCATTACACCAGAACCCACCATCGCGATTATTCAGTTAATGCTCTGTTTTCATTCGTCGGCAACCCTGTTGGCGGAAACGGACGTTCATCCTGTTTTCCCGGTCTTCCCGGTGTTTCAGGAGACGGGCGAGAGTGGCACGTGGTGAGGGGAAAATGGGGAATATAAGGAAAAGAGGATGAATTCACTCCCGGTTATGGTGCTGTTTGGTTTGTCGTTTCCACCGGTATTTTTTGTACTGCTGGTGACGCTGGCGTTATTTTTTGTCTGCATTCGGCTGCTGCATCCCACGGGGATTTATGACCTGGTGTGGCACCCGGCCTTGTTTAATACCGCACTGTTTATCTGCCTGTTCTATCTGCTGTTCCGTTTCGGTCTTTGAGGTTGTTGTGAAAACATCTGTTGTGAAAGTGATTTTCAAAAAATTCAGCCGCATGGCAATAACACTGTTACTGGTGTTGTTGGCGGCGGTAGCACTGGTGCGCGTATGGTCGTTTTACACCGAATCCCCCTGGACGCGTGACGCTCGTTTTAGCGCCGATGTCGTCGCGATAGCCCCTGATGTCAGCGGCCTGTTGACCGAGGTAAAAGTGCAGGATAACCAGCCGGTGAAACAAGGCGATGTGTTGTTCGTCATCGATCAACCACGTTACCAGCAGGCGCTGGAAGAGGCTCAGGCTGATGTGGGCTATTATCAGGCGCTGGTCGATGAGAAAAAACGAGAGTCGGCGCGCCGTTTACACCTCGGCGTGCAGGCGATGTCGCGCGAAGAAATAGAACAATCCGGCAATGCGTTGCAGACCACGCAGCACCAACTGGCGAAGGCACAGGCGGAGCTGGAACAGGCGAAGCTCGATCTGGCGCGCACAGTGGTGAGAGCCCCGTCGGATGGCTGGGTCACCAATTTACATGTGCATGCCGGTGAGTTCATTACCCGTGGTTCTACGGCGGTGGCGCTGGTGAAGAAAGACTCGTTCTATCTGCTGGCCTACATGGAAGAAACCAAGCTGGCGGGTGTACGTCCCGGTTATCGGGTGGAAATCACGCCGCTGGGCAGCAACCAGATTTTGTTCGGCTCGGTGGACAGCATCGCGGCGGGGGTCACCAACAGCAGCAGTTCCTCTGATATCAAAGGACTGGCGACGGTGGACTCCAATCTGGAATGGGTGCGGCTGGCGCAACGGGTACCGGTAAAAATTCGCCTCGACCGGCAATGGGGCGACCTGTATCCGGCTGGAACCACCGCCACCGTGGTGGTGACCGGTGAGCATACCCGTAACACCACGCCGATGTCGCCGTTATTGCAACTGCTGCATCGCCTGCGTGAGTTCGGCTAAGCGAGCCCCCTTATGATCAACAGTCCCGCGTTTTTGCGTCTGCGGTTTGCGTTCAAACTCAGTACCGCCATCGTGTTGTCGCTGGTACTGGGCTTTCACCTGCAACTGGAAACCCCGCGCTGGGCGGCCCTTACCGCCGCTATTGTGGCGGCGGGTCCGGCTTTTGTGGCTGGCGGAGATCCGTTTTCCGGCGCTATTCGTCACCGTGGCATGCTCAGGGTGATCGGTACGTTTATCGGCTGTATTGGGGCGTTGGTGATTATCATTGCCACGGTTCGGGCACCGGCGTTGATGCTGCTGCTGTGCTGCTTGTGGGCCGGTGTCTGTGTATGGATTTCGTCGCTGGTAAAAGTAGAGAACGCCTATGTGTTTGCGCTGGCAGGCTACACGACGCTGATTATTATCGTGACCAGCCAGAGTGAGCCGTTGCGTATTTTGCAATTTGCGGTGGAACGGTGCAGCGAAATCGTGCTGGGTATCGTGTGTGCCATTCTGGCTGACCTGCTGTTTTCGCCCCGTTCGATCAAGCAAGAGATCGACCGTGCGGTGGAGGAACTGTTGGTCGGGCAATATCACTTGCTGCAACGTTGCGTGAATGGCATATCGAAAGAGGAACTGGACGCCGTCTGGAACGGTCTGGTGCGTAAAACCCACGCCATCAATGGGATGCGTAGCGTACTGATGATGGAGTCGTCACGCTGGCAGGGTGCCAGTCGCCGGATAACCACGCTGTTGACCCAATCCTGGGTCATGATTACCCAGGCGTGCGAAACCCGCCTGACGCTGCAGGATCACCCAGACGCCGTCAAAGGGGCGATCGCCGTGATGCTGGAACAACCGGCAGAGACCCCCGCCGACGTACAGCGGCGTTTACGGCAGTTGCGCCATCTGGCGGCGGCGCATAGCCGCAGTCTGCCGCCAACACTGGTGAGCTGGCTGGGGGCGGCGGCACGCTATCAATTGCTGGCGAAAGGCGTGAAAACTAACGTACGCATCAGCCAGAGTGAGGCGGCGTTACTGGAGGCTGATATCCCGGTCAAGGCCAGTTCGGCGGAAACCCACCATGCCATGATCAACGGTGTGCGTACGGCTGTCGCCACAGGACTTGGATGCCTGTTCTGGTTGTGGACCGGCTGGACATCGGGCAGCGTTTGTATGGTGATGCTGGCGGTGGTGACCTCGCTGGCGATGCGCTTACCCAATCCATTGATGGCGGCGAAAGACTTTCTGATCGGTACGCTGGTGGCGCTGCCGCTGGGGGCGCTGATGTTTATGCTGGTGCTGCCGTCTACCCAGCAAAGTCTGCTGCTACTTTGTCTGAGCCTCGGCGGTGTCGCGTTTGTGATAGGCATTGAGGTACAGAAACGACGCCTGGGGTCGCTGGGGGCGTTGGCCAGTACCATCAACATTCTGGTACTCAGCAACCCGATGAAATTCAATCTGTCTCAGTTTCTGGATAATGCGATTGGTCAGGTGATCGGCTGTATTCTGGCATTGAGCGTTATTTTGCTTATCCGTGACAATACCCGTGAACAAACGGGCCGTACACTGCTTAACCGGTTCGTGTTCGGCGCGGTCTCGGCGTTGTCGACCCGACCGGCACGGCGTCAGGAGAACCACCTGCCCGCGCTGTACCAGCACCTGTTTTTGTTGCTGAACCTGTTTCCCGGTGAAATCGGCAAATATCGCCTGGCGCTGTCGCTTATCATGATGCACCAGCGCTTGCGGACGTTAGTGTTGCCGGTCAGCCCTGCGCTGTCCGCTTTTCACCGCCAGATGCGAGCGACAGCTGAGCAGGTCATCGGCGCTACTCGCGATCGTAGCCTGCATTTTTCCCGATTACTGGCACAAATGGATGAGTACCAGCAACTGTTGCGTGACCATCAGGTATCGGATGAGGCGATTGATGCGGTCGGTCGGCTCACCGCGTTATTGCATCGCCATCAACATGCGCTCGGTGACTAAACCGCATTACAGCGGGTGGTAACCCTGCCACTGCGGCGGCAAAACCTGCCCGGTAGGGTTAGCGGTGAGGTGGATATACCAGCGGTCCAGCAGCGTGAGCGGCAGGCAGTCGTCCACATCGCGCAGGTCGTCCTTGTGCTGCTGAAACACGTCGGTCAGTAGCACCGCTTTGGCTCGTTGTTTAGCCTGTTCCGCGTTTGTTGCGACAAACAGCCCGAACTGATGCACCTCCGCCGGATTGTGCGGCAGATAGCCTCCCATGTTGATGAACCAGAGTTTTTCTCTACCCTGAAACGGCTGGCGGCTGAGCGTGATATCATAGCCGTCTGCCCAATGGCAGGGGGTATAGCTATCGACGTGGATCTGGTTTTTATCGCCGAACCAGTTGGCTTTTAAGAGGGGAAACCCATCTTGTGGGTGTTCCACTGCGGCGAACTGGATGTCATGCAATTCGATATTCGCACCCTGGGCGCGCCCGCCCACGTAATACATAAATAGCGTTGTCATGCGCCGTGGCTCCTCCAGGTTTGGGTCTGCTATTTTCGCTGTATTACTGATTGTGTAACAAAACGGTTGAATTAACCGCTTGTAAAATAAATTGATATCAACGGAAAACAGGATAATGACACTGCATCTTTGGCTGGTTTACCTCGGTGTGATCACCGTGTTGATTGCGGTTCCGGGGCCATCGGCCTTACTCAGTATGACGCATGGTTTGCGCTACGGGCAACGACGTGCACTGGCGACTATATTGGGCGGCGCGACCGGTTCACTGTTGCTGATGACCGCGTCGGCACTGGGGTTAGGGGCGGTGCTGGCCGCATCGGCGACAGCGTTTCTGGTACTAAAAGTCGTGGGGGCGCTCTACCTGATTTGGCTCGGTATTTCCGCCTGGCGAACGCAGGAAAACACCCTGACGCCTTCCTCTGAGGTAGAAGAGAGTGCACCAGGGGCGCTGGGGTTGTATCGACGTGGTTTTATGGTGGGCGTCAGTAATCCCAAAGACATCCTGTTTTTTGCCGCATTGTTTCCCAATTTTATCGACACGGGTGCGCCACAGGCGATGCAGTTTGCATTGCTGGCGTTGACCTGGGCGGTGCTGGATTGCAGCATCATGTTTACTTACGCCTGCATGGGGAACCGTGTCTCCACGCTGTTTGCCCACCCACGACGCTTGCGGTTGTTTAACCGTGCAACCGGCACCCTGTTTATTTTTGCAGGCTCTGCGCTGGTGGCATCAACCAAATAATTCCCCTACCCGGTGTCGGTGAGGCTGTTTGTTGGCAGTCTCACCGAGGCCGGTTTGAAATCACTCCGCTTCTGCCAGTTCACGTAGATACTGGAAAATCTGCCGGGCTGATTTGGGGGGCTTGTTGGCCGCTTTTTCTTTTTGGGCGTTACGCACCAGCGAGCGCAGTTGCTGGCGGTCGGCCTGCGGGTAAAGCGCAAGGATGTCGGGAACTGCGCCATCACCTTCGGCTATCAACCTGTCGCGCAATTGCTCCAGCTTGTGGAACAGTGACACCTGCTGGTTATGGCGGTTACGCAGCTTGTCCAGTGCGGTCTGAATCGGCTCCGGGTCGCGGGCGCGCAGCATTTTGCCGATCAACTGCAACTGGCGACGGCGGCCTTCTTTGGTGATGCGCTGCGCCAGCTCAATCGCGGCGCGCAGATCGTCATCCAGCGGAATACGTTCCAGCGCGTTTTTACCCAGCTCGACCAATTCGGTACCCAGCGCTTTAAGGGCTTCAGCATCGCGCTTAATCTCGCTTTTGCTGACCCAGATTATTTCTTCGTCTTCATCGTCCTGGCTGGCGTCAGGAATCTCGTCCTGCCAGTCTTCGGGATGTTTGTTCATGGTAGCTCCCCAATAAAAGAGGCTGATCCTATCAGGTTATGGGCTTTGTGCGAAATTGTCCGCCGATCCTGTTAGACTCAATCACAGGTTACCTCATGGTAAAACTGAGGTCAGGTAACGAATAGCAGGCGGACGGCATTCGTTGCATCATAGATTATCTGAATGTTTTCTTACTCATTATGGCAAATCGATGACAATAATCACTCAGGTTGCAGAACAGCGTAAAGTGCTGGAACAGGCGGTATCACAGGCGCTGGAACTGGCCCGTGCCGGTTCTGATGCGGCGGAAGTTGCCGTCACGAAAACAACCGGTATCAGCGTCAGCTCCCGGTATGGTGAAGTTGAAAACGTCGAATTCAACAGCGATGGCGCGCTTGGCATTACCGTCTACTATCAGCAGCGTAAAGGTAGCGCGTCATCCACGGATATGAGTCCGGACGCTATCGCACGCACAGTGCAGGCAGCGCTGGATATTGCCCGTTATACCTCGGTTGACCCTTTTGCCGGCCCGGCAGACAAGGAGCTACTGGCGTTTGACGCGCCAGACCTGGATTTATTCCACCCTGCTGAACTGGATGCCGATCGCGGTATCGAACTGGCCGCCGATGCCGAACAGGCGGCGCTGAAAGCCGATAAACGCATCACCAACACCGAAGGTGGCAGCTTCAACAGTCACTACGGTATCAAAGTATTCGGTAACAGCCACGGTATGTTGCAGAGCTACTGCTCCAGTCGCCATTCCATGTCGGTTAGCGTCATTGCCGAGCACAACGGCGATATGGAGCGCGATTACGCTTACACCATCGGTCGTGCGCTGGGCGACTTGCAATCCCCTGCATGGGTTGGGGAAGAATGCGCGCGCCGTACACTGGCACGTCTGTCGCCGCGTAAGCTGGCGACGATGCAGGCCCCGGTGATGTTCGCCGCCGAGGTGGCGACCGGTTTATTCGGCCATTTAGTCGGTGCTATCAGCGGTGGCAACGTCTACCGGAAATCCACCTTCCTGTTGGATAGCCTGGGCAAACAGATTCTGCCGGAATGGCTGACCATTCAGGAGTTGCCGCATTTACGCAAAGGGCTGGCCTCCACGCCGTTTGACAGCGAGGGCGTGCGTACCGAACAGCGGGAGATAGTCAAAGATGGCGTGCTGCAAACCTGGTTGCTGACCACCTATGCCGGTCGGAAATTGGGCATGAAGAGCACCGGCCATGCGGGTGGCATTCATAACTGGCACATTGCCGGACGTGGGCTGGATTTTGACGGTATGCTCAAAGAAATGGGGACCGGCCTGCTGGTCACCAGTCTGATGGGGCAAGGGGTCAGCGCGGTAACCGGGGATTATTCCCGTGGTGCTTCCGGTTTCTGGGTAGAAAACGGCGAGATTCAGTACCCGGTGAGTGAAATCACGATTGCCGGTAACCTGAAAGATATGCTGCGTAATATGGTGACCATCGGGGATGATATCGAAACGCGCAGCAACATCCAGTGCGGTTCGGTGTTACTGCCGTCAATGAAGATTGCCGGGGTATAACGCCTGACTTTACCGATTGGCTGCCCGATATCAGGGCAGCCTTTTGGCGTATAACGGCCTGATTAGCGGTGATACTCACCTGCTGCTTCCGGCTGGTAGAGCAGTTCCATCACTTCAATGCGCGTTTCTTCGCCGTTAGGCAGCGGCCAGGCGATGCTGTTGCCGACATGCATGCCGAGCAGTGCCGCTCCCAGTGGTGCCATCACCGAAATTTGTTCCCGACTGTCCTTAAGACTGGCCGGGTAGACCAGCGTGCGGATATGTTCTTCTGTGGTGAGTAGATCGCGGAACCGGACCCTGCTGTTCATGGTGACGACATCAGCGGGCATCTCGACCGGCTGGACGATATCCGCCCGATCCAGTTCCTCGCTCAGAGCCTGCGCAACCTCTGTATCGGCAAAAGCGGGTTGTTCCAGCAGCGCATCCAGGCGTTCGGCATCCAGCTCGCTAATCGTCAGGTGCGGTTTGTCCATATGTTTCTCCAGTTTTTGCAATAGCAGATAACAACACCCCCGCCGTGAAGGGCAGGGGCATAATTTGGTATAAGTTAATCCGATGGTATCAGGGATGCAGGGAACTTACCGCATAAAAACGTACCGCATAAACAGGAATCGACAGGGATCACAGATGGCGACTTGCGCCACCCAGGGGCACAGCGGCAGATTAATCTTCGTCAAACCCGGCTTCAAACAGCTGAATGACCGCTGCTAACGCGTGTTCTTCATCTGGCCCAGAGACTTCTATTTCGATATGGCGGCCTTTGGCGGAATCCAGCATCAGCATGGCAATGACGCTACTGGCATCAGCTTCGGTGCCACTTTCGTTGCGTAGCAACACCTCAGCATCAAAACTTTGCACCAGCTCGAACAGTTTCATGGCCGGGCGCGC from Dickeya zeae NCPPB 2538 encodes the following:
- the yhdP gene encoding AsmA2 domain-containing protein YhdP, with the protein product MKRLPGIVAATGAVLVVLAALLVSGLRMVLPTLDTFRPQIVAWAQSATGLPMEVDSLSGSWETFGPTLDITNLRIHHPDAEWQSERISVALDVWQSLLHLKWKFRDLTFYHLQLDLKKPIDPERQRTRSWEPDQLGSLFLRQFDHFDLRNSRIRFLTPSGSQAELQIPQLTWLNGKNRHRAEGQISLSSFNGQHGVVQVRMDLRDEQGWLNNGVVYLQADNIDMKPWLGRWIRSNTGLESARFSLAAWLQVREGDIYGGDLLLNQGDASWRDGDTLHQLGVNGLALHVSRYQSGWQLDVPSLNLSTDGVAWPKGQLSALWQPEDTQLLGPDRSAELRIRGRHLALERLGPLLPLLSTTTPELKNRWQALQPQGQLTTLALDIPLQQPEQTRFQVSWQDVGWKNWQLLPGANHVSGDAVGSLARGRTKVSLTQSTLPYQDMFRAPLDIQQANATLDWRNDAQGWELWGQGLDVRSHSLWANGDFHYRHPAQGEPRLDILAGIRLGDAADAWRYYPEYFMGKNLVDYLTGAIKSGQVDNATLVFAGNPAQFPFEHQEGQFQVWVPLEKSRFEFQPGWPALDDLNITLNFLNNGLWMQAPQIKLGDADGHNINAIIPDYSKEKLLIDGDISGSGKEVSDYFDQTPMKDSIGSALTQIQIGGEVQGNLHLDIPLNGGQVKASGDVALNNNPLFIKPLDVSLQSVSGRFHYDNGNLASQTLQARWLDQPLTFNFSTQEQEKAFLVNVGLQGSWALSRLPGLPKPVVASLDGNTGWQGNVQVTLPRHGPASYDVAVHGDLKEVSSHLPSPLNKAGGTALGLQVNAKGDERGFSLGGTLGKKQSFNSQWLLKDSKVMLVRAAWQEGAKPPSLPDDSSLTLALPPLDGERWLALLPGVRNAASAQAGASRFQWPERVTLTTPELKVLGQQWHDLMFTSRTQNGGREITAAGREIDGRLLIPAAGQWRSDVRYLYYNPQWQGDDATNPAALAEKKSPLNDPSIRFEDLPALQFECRECWLMGQNIGQVRGALQPEPNKLVLTNGLVDNGKAKLTLDGSWQESGEGTRTAIKGQLSGNSLSDNADWLGLATPLRAGAFKIDYDLYWRGSPWAPHIPSLSGILKTDIGKGEIVNVGTGQAGQLLRLVSFDALLRKLQFDFSDTFGKGFYFDSVRSTAWIKDGVLHTDNLLVDGLEADIAMKGDVDLVKRDISMEAVVAPEISATVGVATAFAVNPVIGAAVFAASKVLGPLWSKISLIRYHISGSVDQPKIQEVVREPQKANAAGAAGQ
- the tldD gene encoding metalloprotease TldD, which translates into the protein MSLTFVSEQLLTANKLSHQDLQSILGTLSERRLDYADLYFQSSYHESWVLEDRIIKDGSYHIDQGVGIRAISGEKTGFAYADQITLNALQQSAQAARSIVREQGNGTVKTLGEVPHRGLYPQANPLDSLSREDKIALLQRVDATARAADSRVQEVTASLTGVYELVLVAATDGTLAADVRPLVRLSVSVLVEEDGRRERGSSGGGARTGYDYFWQQADGEARAEAWAKEAVRMALVNLSAVAAPAGSMPVVLGAGWPGVLLHEAVGHGLEGDFNRRGTSVFSGQVGKLVASELCTVVDDGTLEGRRGSLAMDDEGVPGQYNVLIENGVLKGYMQDKLNARLMGVAPTGNGRRESYAHLPMPRMTNTYMLAGQSTPEEIIASVEYGLYAPNFGGGQVDITSGKFVFSTSEAYLIEKGRVTTPVKGATLIGSGIEAMQQISMVGNDLALDRGVGVCGKEGQSLPVGVGQPTLKLDSITVGGTA
- the aaeR gene encoding HTH-type transcriptional activator AaeR; protein product: MERLKSMSVFASVVEFGSFTAAARQLAMSVSAVSQTVTRLEDELQVKLLNRSTRSIGLTEAGRIYYHGCRRMLHEAHEVHEQLYAFNNTPIGTLRIGSSSTMAQNVLATMTTEMLKEYPGLSVNLVCGIPAPDLIADGLDIVIRVGALQDSSLYSTRLGSMPMVVCAAKSYLAQHTTPEKPGDVSNASWLEYSVRPDSEFELIAPEGITTRLTPQGRFVTNDPVTLIRWLKNGAGIAYVPLMWVFEEIKRGEIEILFSRYHSDPRPVYALYTRRDNLPLKVQVCINYLTEYFNKVALIYQGYRQEHPQTGLPQK
- the aaeX gene encoding p-hydroxybenzoic acid efflux pump operon protein AaeX, with product MNSLPVMVLFGLSFPPVFFVLLVTLALFFVCIRLLHPTGIYDLVWHPALFNTALFICLFYLLFRFGL
- the aaeA gene encoding p-hydroxybenzoic acid efflux pump subunit AaeA, which codes for MAITLLLVLLAAVALVRVWSFYTESPWTRDARFSADVVAIAPDVSGLLTEVKVQDNQPVKQGDVLFVIDQPRYQQALEEAQADVGYYQALVDEKKRESARRLHLGVQAMSREEIEQSGNALQTTQHQLAKAQAELEQAKLDLARTVVRAPSDGWVTNLHVHAGEFITRGSTAVALVKKDSFYLLAYMEETKLAGVRPGYRVEITPLGSNQILFGSVDSIAAGVTNSSSSSDIKGLATVDSNLEWVRLAQRVPVKIRLDRQWGDLYPAGTTATVVVTGEHTRNTTPMSPLLQLLHRLREFG